The window ATGTTCGGGTCCGCCTGGAGGAACGCCTCTACGGGCCCTGTGGACTGTATCAGTGCTATGCCATACGCCCTTTTCAGGGAGACCATCACGGGGTGTTCTTTATTTAAGTGGTATATGTGGGCAAGCCCCTTTTCCTCTTTTATCAGATAGCCCGTATTCTCATAATATTTTAGCGCGTTGCTCACGCTCGCAGGGCTTACGCTCAGCTTGCGGGATACTTCTTTTACATGGTACGGTGTGTTGGGGTTAGCCAGGAACAGGCCCAGGATCTTAAAGTCTACGTACTTGTCGAATAGCCCTATCATAGTTATCGTTCACTTAATTGAACTCTCGTTCAATATAATAAACTTGCTGGCCATATAATCGCATTTTTCCAAAAATATTCCTTCCTGCGGGACTACTTTATGGCATGAACTTCCAAAAACTATGTAAAATGCCCTGAAAAGATGTTTAAATATTTAAAAAAGAGATTAAATTTGAAATATTCACCCATCCGGTGATTGTTTCTAATTTATTCTAACGCCAACAAACATATTGTTAAAAGTGTAGTAATTGAAAATTTTATTTTCGACCTTTCGACTGGAGCTTATTCTGTTGGGGTCTCTGGTACTGCTGCTGCGGTTTTTTCTGGAACTCAGGCCTGCCGGCAGGCCCCTTCTGGCCCTGGTATTTCGCCTGCTTTTGCTGATTCTGTTTTTGTTGATTTCGCATCTGCTGGTTTTTCTTTTGTTTATTTTGATTTTGTTGGCTGTTGCCCTGCTTTTGCTGGAGCGCGCGCAGCTCCGCCTTTAGCTTTTCTATAACAGATTCGGCGTACTTCAGCTGCTCTTCCCTGTCCTTAAGCTGCATGCGAAGTTTTTCCACGTCGGAATTTTCTTTTCCCACAGGCTTGTTCAGTTTTCTTCCGAGCGCTTCCCACTCAAGCTCGAGGATCTTATTGGTCTGCCTGGTCTCATGGGCAGACCTGCTTTGCGTATGAGCATGATGATGTCCCTGCGCGGCCTTAGGCGCGCCGCGCATTTCATTCGAGATGGTTTTTATTCCAACTGCCATTATTCTTCACCTTACATTCGAATGGCGTATTCGCATAGAATAGCACGTTATGCTGCTACTTAAGACGATATATAATAAATAGTTAATCATCAGGGCCAGCTTTGTGCCTTAAACAGGTATCAAAGACCCGGATAGATCATATCCTCTCTGAAAGTGCGTATATT of the Methanocella sp. genome contains:
- a CDS encoding nucleotidyltransferase; protein product: MIGLFDKYVDFKILGLFLANPNTPYHVKEVSRKLSVSPASVSNALKYYENTGYLIKEEKGLAHIYHLNKEHPVMVSLKRAYGIALIQSTGPVEAFLQADPNIMSFALYGNYADGTFDEHSDIEFVAVAPSAIDKFSNQRKFSEVRKAIEEKLGRPVSIFVATMSIWSTMKSANDPMYKKIMDNHVLIYGNGLEDPFANQ